The DNA region CTGTTAGAGTGATTTGTAATTCTAAAAGTTCCAGTCAAGACATTATAGAAAATTTTGGTGTCGCAAAGCAAAAAATAGGTATTTTATATAATCCCATTGATTTTAAGAGAATTGAAGCTATGGTAAGTGTTGGTGAGAAGTTCAAGAGAGAGAATAATGAGATTATTTGTGTAAGCATAGGAAGATTGCACCAGCAAAAAAACTATCAAATTTTACTTGAGGCTTGTAAGGTATTGCAAGAACGCAAGATAAATATTCGTTTTTTTGTGTTTGGAGAGGGTGAATTAAGAGAAGAATTGGAAGCTAAAAAACAAAAATATAAATTGAAAAATATTGAATTTTTAGGTTACCAAACCAATATGTATGGATTTTTAAAAACGGCTGATATTTTTGTGCATTTATCGCTTACTGAGGGATTTCCTAATGCAGTTTTGGAGGCAGCAAGTGTCTCAAAACCGCTTGTATTATCTAATATCAAGCCACATAAAGAAATTTTTCAAGAAAATGTATTATTCTTTGATACTAATGATGTGAATGGATTATGTGATTGTATAGAGATATTACAAGATGAACAAAAAAGGAAAGACTTTGCAAAACTTGCTAGAGCTTGCGTAGAGAATTTTTTATATGAGCGTTTTGAATTGCAGTTATTAAGGGAATTTCAACAAATAAAAACTTGTTGTTTATAAATAGATAAAATTTGCCGATATAGCAAAATAAAAATATTAAAAATTAGGATAGTGGCAAAGCAAATGTATAGAGAATATCAATGTGCGCGATAGTTGGAATTTATGGAGAAAGCAATATTACTTCACTAGAATCAATATTGAGTTTAATGCAAAAAAGAGGTCCTGATGGTAGCTACCTATTTTTTGAAGAAAATTTTGTCACAGGAATGAATCGGCTAAGCATAAATGATTTGCATTTTGGAGAACAACCTTTTATGAATATCGATTCTTCAATTGTGGTGCTTTTTAATGGTGAAATTTATAATTATAGAGAATTAAAAAAGGAGCTAGAGCAAAAAGGATATAGTTTTAAAGGGCATTGTGATGGGGAGATTCTGCCTTTTTTATATGAAGAATATGGAGTAGAATCTTTTAGCTTTCTTGATGGAATGTTTGGGATAATGGTGTATGATAAAAGGCGTGGTAAGATTATTTTGGCACGCGATGGTGTTGGGGAAAAGCCACTTTATTATGCAAAGTGTGGTAGAAAGTTTGCATTTTCCACGCTTATAAAACCTTTGAAAGAATATTTTGGAAGTTTCTCGCTGAATCCTCAAGCTCTATGGGATTTTTTTACTTTTGGGTTTATTCCAGAGCCACAGAGCGTTTATAATGAAGTAAAAGCATTAAAAAAAGGACATTATTTAGTCTTTGATTGTCAAAGTCTGGAATATAATGAGTTTGAATTTTGGCAAAAAACCTTGCAGCGATTTTCACCTATTTGCCAAGATCAAAATGTGGATTTAGTGGGTATAACAAAAGAGATTGTAACTAAGAGTATTCAAGAGAGGTTAATGAGTGATGTCCCTATTGGAGCATTTTTGAGTGGTGGGCTTGATAGTAGTATTGTAGCAACTTTAGCGCAGCAATCATTGGGTAATTTAACAACTTTTAATATTGCTTTTTTGGATAATTATGATCCTTATTGTGGGTTTGCTGATGAAAGTAGCTTTGCTATGCTTGTTGCCAAAAATATTAACTCTCAACACTTTACACTCAAAGTAGATGCAAAAAATTATCAAAACTTCCTAAAATCATTTATTCAAGATATTGATCAGCCCTTTGGTGCAATTTCTGGTATTGGCGTTAAGATGATTGCAAGAAAAGCAAGGGAGCTAGGAATTAAAGTCTTATTGAGTGGTGATGGAGCAGATGAGTATTTTGGTGGCTATACTTGGTATCCAAAACTAGCTTTCAATGATCCAAAATTTATCACAAAAGAAAAACCAAAAGGTTGGCATTATTATGCTTTTGAAGGCGAGAAAAAAGAATTTTTAAATTTGGATTTTTTTGGAGATTTAGATTCTAGGGGTTATTTTCCTAGGGGTGATTCTAGCCCCATTGCTTTTATTGACTTTGATAGAGAATTTTATTTGCCTAATGAAATGATGACAAAACTTGATAGAATGTGTATGAGTGAAAGTATAGAGGGTAGGGCAATTTTTGTTTCTCCTAGTATTGCTAGTTTTACTCAACAGCTTGACTATGAAACACTTTTGAGAAATGGGGAGAAATGGCTGCTTAAAGAAGCTTTTAAAAGCATTTTACCACAAGAAATTTTGCAAAGAGAGAAACACGGCTTTAATGTGCCTATTGATTATTGGATAAAGAATGATTGGTTTAATCTTTTAAGAGAGATTTTAAGTAAGGATAGCGCACTTTTTCATTATGGAATCATTAGGGAAGATTCTTGTGAGAAGTTTATAAAAATACTCTACAGCAATGAGAGAAGGGTGGGAAATGTCGGTTTTTATTTGATTGCGCTTGGAATGTGGTTGGAGATTTAAAAAAATGAAAAAAGTAAGGGAGAATATTTTAATTTTAGCAGATTTAAGCAGTCCATTAATGAAGCCAAGAATTATGATGCTAAAGGATTTGCCATACAATAAATATATTTTACATAATGCCAATAACATAAGACTTGATGAGGCTACTTTATCTGATTATACTGGATTTAATGTTCTCCAACACCCTAGAATAATATCGCTTAGAATGCGTTATTTATATAGTTTTTTTTATATATTGTTTTTGCTTTTGAGATTAAAGCCTAAACTTATTGTTGTTCATTGGGCAAGTCGATTATATCAGAATTTGCTTTTAGCATTATGGGGAAAACGCGTGATAGTGCATACAATGGGAGGAGATATTAATAAAGAAGAAGATTGCTATGGGAAAAAGAAATTTTTTACTGGAATTTTATTGAAAAATGCAAGGATTATTACAGGAAAAACATATGTTATGAAAGAAATTTCTATGAGCAGTTTTCCTTTTTTAAATCAAGATAAAATAAAAATTTTAAGTTGGGGTGTTGAGGATAGATTCTTTGAGAAGTTAGACTCAAGTCAAAAAAAGAGTGAAAAAATGCGATTGTTAGGCAAGAATTATCAAAATGTATTTTTTTCAATTCGAACTTTCAAGAGAATTCACTTTCAAAAAGAAATTATCAAAGCATTTTTAGAAAATTACAAAAATGATAATGATACTTGTTTAATTGTAAGTTTATTGGCTCAAGAAAAAAAATATTATGACGAATGTGATAGAGAAATTAACTTCAACGAGAATAGTAATATTATTTTTGTTGAGATTAATCATAAAGATATGCACAAATATTTACAAATAAGTAATGTCATCATATCTTTGAAGTTATTTGATGGCATTTCGCAGTCCATTATGGAAGCATTATGTGCTGAAGTGTTTGTTGTAGCAAGTGATATTAAAAATCACGCTATGATTTTGTCTCATCAAAAAAATGCTTATTTAATTAATGATTTTAGTGAATTAAGAGAGGCTTTTTTATATTGTTTGATGCATAAATTTAAAAAGATAGAATCGCCAATGTTAAATGCCAATTCGCAAAAGCAGTATTATTTGCAAATTTTAAAGGAGAATTTTGATGTATAAGGGGCATTTGGAATTTTTGGTTTGTCCTAAATGTAAAGGGCAATTAGAGGTAGAAAATGCAAAGGGCAATGAAGAGTTTATTTATGAAGGAAAATTGTTATGTAGAAAGTGTGGGGTTGGGTATGAGATTATTCAAGGGATTCCGCGATTTGTCCCACAAAATAATTATGCAGATAGTTTTGGTTTTGAATGGAATAAACATAAAAAGACGCAATATGATAGTCAAAGTGGAGTGGAATCAAGCAAAAAGAGGTTTTATGAAGAGACTCGTTGGGTTGCTAATAAGAATGGAGAATATTGCGTGATTTTGGAGGCTGGTTGTGGTAGTGGTCGTTTTACTCCTTATGCATTAGAAATTGCACAGAAAGATGGAGTTGTGATTAGTTTTGATTATTCAAGTGCGGTGGAGGCAAATGCTTTAAGTAATCCTCCAAGTAAAAACCTTTTGCTTATTCAGGCTAATATCTTTGAATTACCCATTAAAGAGGGTATAGTTGATAAATGCTTTTGCTTTGGAGTGTTGCAGCATACTCCAAGTGCCAAAAATGCGATCAAATCCTTAGTTGAGGTTTTGAAGCAAGGCGGGGAATTTGTCTGCGATCATTATCCTTTTAATAAAAATACTTGGTTTAATACAAAATATTATTTTCGCCCAATTGCCAAGAGATTGCCTCATAAAATGCTATATAATTTTGGAAAAAAATATATCGATTTTATGTGGCCCGTTTTTAAATTTAATCGCAGAATGTTTTCACCAAAAAGAGCAAATCGTCTTAATTGGAGGTTGTTAATCCCAGATTATACTTCCCAAGGATTAAGCGAAGAAAAACTAAAAGAATGGGCATATTTGGATTTTTTTGATATGCTTTCACCTTGGTATGATAGACCCATAAGAATGAAAACATTGCATCGCTATTTGCAAGAAGCTGGGCTAAGTGAAGTGGAAACTAATTCTGGATATAATGGTTGGGAAGGTAGAGGAAAAAAGGGGAGATAATTATAATATAATGTGTAGCATTTGTGGGGGGAATTATCCATTAGAATTGGTTAAAAAAGCATCAGAGACTATGAAGCATAGGGGACCTGATTTTAGTGGGGAATTTAGCGATGAAATCATTTCTTTAGCGCACAATCGCTTGAGTATTATTGATTTAGATAGTGAGGCAAATCAGCCCTTTGCTTCGCCATTTTGTCCGCATTTGGTGTTAGTTTTTAATGGTGAGATTTATAATTATAAAGAACTAAGACAAGAATTAAAAAAGCAGGGAATCCCCTTTTTTACACAGAGCGATACGGAAGTTTTGCTTCATGCTTATGCGTTTTTGGGAGAAGAGTGTCTCCAAAAATTGAATGGGGATTTTGCCTTTTGTATTCTTGATAAACGCGATGATAGTCTATTTTTGGCGCGTGATAGAATGGGAAATAAACCGCTTTTTTACACTTTAAATCAAGAAAAAATCTTTTTTGCTTCTGAGATTAAAGCGGTTTTGGAGATTGGGAAGTTTGGCTTTGATTTGGAAGAAGTTTCAAAATGGATTTTATTTAGCAATGGGAGTGAGAATAAGACTATTTATCAAGGAATTTTTAGCTTTCCATCTGCTTCATTTGGGAGATTTTTTAATGGAGAGCTTAGGATAAAAAAATATTGGGAATGTGTGCCTTGCGTGGATAGCACTTTAGGGCAGAAAGAAGCATTGGATAGATTAGAAGAGATTTTAAGTGATGCGGTGAAAATACGATTGCGATCAGATGTGCCTATGGCGCTTTGTATTTCAGGTGGAGTGGATAGTTCGATTTTGGCGCATTTGGCTAAGAGAATCGGGGTGGAGTGCTTGTATTTTGGGATAAATTTTAAAGAAACAAAACAAAATGAAATACAGCATATGAAGCAATTACAGAAAGATTTGGGGATTAATGTTTCTTATATCGCACCAAATTTAGAGTGTATCAAAGAGGATTTAAGGGATTTGGTGCAGAATCAAGATGAGATTTTTCGCAGTTTTTCTATTTATTTGCAATATTTGCTTTTTAAGAATATCGCACCCTTTTGCAAGGTTGTTTTAGGTGGGCAGGGAGCAGATGAGCTTTTTGGCGGATATTATCACCATATTGGGAGATATATTTTTGCTCATCATAAAGAATTTGAAAATCGTATTAGAATCTATGGCAATGAAGCTTTGAAGGAATACGGATTTGGCTTAAAGTGTTCTTTAGATGATTCTTTGAAAT from Helicobacter colisuis includes:
- a CDS encoding glycosyltransferase, with protein sequence MVKSKVMNVVFVIDVMRQGGGAQKVLSILLPILQKNQFEVELIVLKKTDQLLEIPEVKTHYLLEQETQGLMVNTFLILDRISQIAEKANIICSFMDFITSYFAAISAKILNKPYCIFVRCEPSFVAKTFPQSKINEKLYSLCMQNAVRVICNSKSSSQDIIENFGVAKQKIGILYNPIDFKRIEAMVSVGEKFKRENNEIICVSIGRLHQQKNYQILLEACKVLQERKINIRFFVFGEGELREELEAKKQKYKLKNIEFLGYQTNMYGFLKTADIFVHLSLTEGFPNAVLEAASVSKPLVLSNIKPHKEIFQENVLFFDTNDVNGLCDCIEILQDEQKRKDFAKLARACVENFLYERFELQLLREFQQIKTCCL
- the asnB gene encoding asparagine synthase (glutamine-hydrolyzing), producing MCAIVGIYGESNITSLESILSLMQKRGPDGSYLFFEENFVTGMNRLSINDLHFGEQPFMNIDSSIVVLFNGEIYNYRELKKELEQKGYSFKGHCDGEILPFLYEEYGVESFSFLDGMFGIMVYDKRRGKIILARDGVGEKPLYYAKCGRKFAFSTLIKPLKEYFGSFSLNPQALWDFFTFGFIPEPQSVYNEVKALKKGHYLVFDCQSLEYNEFEFWQKTLQRFSPICQDQNVDLVGITKEIVTKSIQERLMSDVPIGAFLSGGLDSSIVATLAQQSLGNLTTFNIAFLDNYDPYCGFADESSFAMLVAKNINSQHFTLKVDAKNYQNFLKSFIQDIDQPFGAISGIGVKMIARKARELGIKVLLSGDGADEYFGGYTWYPKLAFNDPKFITKEKPKGWHYYAFEGEKKEFLNLDFFGDLDSRGYFPRGDSSPIAFIDFDREFYLPNEMMTKLDRMCMSESIEGRAIFVSPSIASFTQQLDYETLLRNGEKWLLKEAFKSILPQEILQREKHGFNVPIDYWIKNDWFNLLREILSKDSALFHYGIIREDSCEKFIKILYSNERRVGNVGFYLIALGMWLEI
- a CDS encoding glycosyltransferase translates to MKKVRENILILADLSSPLMKPRIMMLKDLPYNKYILHNANNIRLDEATLSDYTGFNVLQHPRIISLRMRYLYSFFYILFLLLRLKPKLIVVHWASRLYQNLLLALWGKRVIVHTMGGDINKEEDCYGKKKFFTGILLKNARIITGKTYVMKEISMSSFPFLNQDKIKILSWGVEDRFFEKLDSSQKKSEKMRLLGKNYQNVFFSIRTFKRIHFQKEIIKAFLENYKNDNDTCLIVSLLAQEKKYYDECDREINFNENSNIIFVEINHKDMHKYLQISNVIISLKLFDGISQSIMEALCAEVFVVASDIKNHAMILSHQKNAYLINDFSELREAFLYCLMHKFKKIESPMLNANSQKQYYLQILKENFDV
- a CDS encoding methyltransferase domain-containing protein, coding for MYKGHLEFLVCPKCKGQLEVENAKGNEEFIYEGKLLCRKCGVGYEIIQGIPRFVPQNNYADSFGFEWNKHKKTQYDSQSGVESSKKRFYEETRWVANKNGEYCVILEAGCGSGRFTPYALEIAQKDGVVISFDYSSAVEANALSNPPSKNLLLIQANIFELPIKEGIVDKCFCFGVLQHTPSAKNAIKSLVEVLKQGGEFVCDHYPFNKNTWFNTKYYFRPIAKRLPHKMLYNFGKKYIDFMWPVFKFNRRMFSPKRANRLNWRLLIPDYTSQGLSEEKLKEWAYLDFFDMLSPWYDRPIRMKTLHRYLQEAGLSEVETNSGYNGWEGRGKKGR
- the asnB gene encoding asparagine synthase (glutamine-hydrolyzing); amino-acid sequence: MCSICGGNYPLELVKKASETMKHRGPDFSGEFSDEIISLAHNRLSIIDLDSEANQPFASPFCPHLVLVFNGEIYNYKELRQELKKQGIPFFTQSDTEVLLHAYAFLGEECLQKLNGDFAFCILDKRDDSLFLARDRMGNKPLFYTLNQEKIFFASEIKAVLEIGKFGFDLEEVSKWILFSNGSENKTIYQGIFSFPSASFGRFFNGELRIKKYWECVPCVDSTLGQKEALDRLEEILSDAVKIRLRSDVPMALCISGGVDSSILAHLAKRIGVECLYFGINFKETKQNEIQHMKQLQKDLGINVSYIAPNLECIKEDLRDLVQNQDEIFRSFSIYLQYLLFKNIAPFCKVVLGGQGADELFGGYYHHIGRYIFAHHKEFENRIRIYGNEALKEYGFGLKCSLDDSLKLKLFREDNQEGMRILQENELPLPSMENLLERFLLDFTQGLWLDAFKYNLPNLLRYEDRNAMQFGIENRTPFTDYRLVEFAFSLESSLKFAKGYSKYLLRLLLERLGSKELAWRVDKVGFSAPEFVLAQTLGYNVSSLFGIRLAFFEVLKMRLKGEV